In Patescibacteria group bacterium, a single genomic region encodes these proteins:
- a CDS encoding restriction endonuclease subunit S, protein MKYVKVPQSITASELMGNHYYYAPSKYSAFYPKDKSRFEILAKLVDVKNEREVVSSDLKYRYVEIGDVDTNTGSIDYKEVFGIFVPNKRPLKISKGDILVSTVRTYRKGIGYVNSSASNIVSTSAFLVFHQLKKGLTPEYLLAVLRSDFFVEQILSFQNRGMYPRLDGETIDSVYIPLPTKNQLDYLTVLQRALINKQEELKRKHASILEIIEKELLGNQEKEKFVYTQPDIKELEKSIRFDAGYYCESYKHKQFLLKNYIYSAKPIEGKEGWGYEIKRGQNLQESAIGKILESDTAKTGFYKVIRPTNFSDFGTISYYSYLGNSNQLSVLEPGDIVFSGEGTVGKCVLFVNPSDKAITNIHGIVLNKKDHNVEESSYVACFLRFLKQWGFFEYISVGGQGGSLAMRYWKDVQIPIFPPTKRKEIAKLYCNNVDYESVAVDEITSFLELDDKWNQKAGVIQIDEMSKKIQAEIDQVINQIVLGAEINPSFKFLLD, encoded by the coding sequence ATGAAATACGTAAAAGTTCCACAATCAATAACTGCTAGTGAGTTGATGGGGAATCATTATTATTATGCTCCGTCTAAATATTCAGCTTTTTACCCTAAAGATAAGTCTCGATTCGAAATTCTTGCAAAGTTAGTAGACGTAAAGAATGAAAGAGAAGTTGTAAGTAGTGATTTAAAGTACAGATATGTTGAAATTGGAGATGTCGATACAAATACAGGGAGTATTGATTACAAGGAAGTTTTTGGTATTTTTGTTCCAAACAAAAGGCCACTAAAAATCTCAAAAGGTGATATTTTGGTCTCCACAGTTAGGACTTACAGGAAAGGTATCGGATACGTAAATTCCTCAGCAAGTAATATAGTCTCAACGTCTGCTTTTTTGGTTTTTCATCAGCTTAAAAAAGGTTTAACTCCAGAATACTTGTTAGCTGTTTTAAGAAGCGATTTTTTTGTAGAGCAAATCTTGTCTTTTCAAAATAGAGGCATGTACCCACGTTTAGATGGAGAAACGATCGATTCTGTATATATTCCATTACCAACAAAAAACCAACTAGATTATTTAACTGTCTTGCAACGAGCTTTGATTAATAAGCAAGAGGAGCTTAAGAGGAAACACGCTTCGATCTTAGAAATAATTGAGAAGGAGCTTTTAGGCAATCAAGAAAAAGAAAAATTTGTTTATACACAACCTGATATTAAGGAACTAGAAAAATCAATCAGATTTGATGCTGGTTACTATTGCGAATCTTATAAGCACAAACAGTTTTTACTAAAGAATTATATTTATTCTGCAAAACCAATTGAGGGTAAGGAGGGGTGGGGATACGAAATTAAACGAGGACAGAATTTACAAGAAAGTGCTATAGGAAAGATACTAGAATCAGATACCGCTAAAACAGGATTCTATAAAGTTATCAGACCGACAAATTTTTCTGATTTCGGTACAATTTCTTATTATAGTTACTTAGGTAATTCTAATCAGCTTTCCGTTCTTGAGCCAGGAGATATCGTTTTTTCAGGCGAAGGCACAGTCGGTAAATGTGTATTATTTGTAAATCCAAGTGATAAGGCTATAACAAATATTCACGGAATAGTCCTTAACAAAAAAGATCACAACGTAGAGGAAAGTTCATATGTTGCTTGTTTTCTTCGATTCCTCAAGCAGTGGGGATTTTTTGAATATATTTCTGTGGGTGGACAAGGAGGTAGTCTTGCTATGCGATATTGGAAAGATGTACAGATTCCTATTTTCCCACCAACAAAACGAAAGGAAATTGCAAAGTTATATTGCAATAATGTTGACTATGAAAGTGTAGCCGTTGATGAGATCACATCATTTTTAGAACTTGATGATAAGTGGAATCAAAAGGCAGGAGTAATTCAAATAGATGAAATGTCTAAGAAAATACAAGCAGAAATAGATCAGGTTATAAATCAGATCGTTTTAGGAGCTGAGATTAACCCCAGTTTTAAATTTTTATTGGATTAA
- the rpsT gene encoding 30S ribosomal protein S20: MAITSSAKKALRASEKKAVFNTRRDEAMKAAIKQVKKLVADKKVKEAQTALSSAYQAIDKAVKTNFLKANAGARKKSRLSAMIVRAKAAK; encoded by the coding sequence ATGGCAATCACATCATCAGCAAAGAAAGCGCTCCGCGCATCGGAGAAAAAGGCGGTGTTCAACACCCGCCGCGACGAGGCAATGAAGGCCGCTATCAAGCAGGTCAAGAAGCTCGTGGCCGACAAGAAGGTAAAAGAGGCGCAGACCGCTCTCTCTTCTGCATACCAGGCGATCGACAAGGCCGTGAAGACCAACTTCCTCAAGGCCAATGCCGGTGCTCGCAAGAAGTCTCGATTGTCAGCAATGATTGTCCGAGCGAAGGCGGCGAAGTAA
- a CDS encoding type II toxin-antitoxin system prevent-host-death family antitoxin — protein MITSFFTAKDAKNNFGRLLEEARQSPVAVLKNGRQVAVVMSTEEYREFETRRDIYWGELSVRAHKKGYIGTAKSAKLLKEALHARD, from the coding sequence ATGATCACATCATTTTTCACCGCAAAGGATGCGAAGAACAACTTCGGACGGCTTTTAGAGGAAGCACGGCAGTCTCCTGTGGCCGTTCTTAAAAACGGTCGACAGGTGGCTGTGGTCATGTCAACCGAGGAATACCGCGAATTTGAGACTCGAAGAGACATCTATTGGGGCGAGCTTTCTGTGCGTGCACACAAGAAGGGGTATATTGGAACGGCTAAGAGCGCCAAGCTTTTAAAAGAGGCTCTCCATGCTCGAGATTGA
- a CDS encoding type II toxin-antitoxin system RelE/ParE family toxin, with protein MLEIDLSKVSEKFLKKLPPKQRRQVAEKVYTLAENPQASDTSLLRGYEEYYRADIGEYRIIYRWSKECLHVTLIGKRNDGDVYRKLKRMRG; from the coding sequence ATGCTCGAGATTGATCTCTCAAAAGTTTCTGAAAAGTTTCTAAAAAAACTGCCGCCCAAGCAGCGTCGCCAAGTGGCTGAGAAAGTGTATACTCTTGCCGAAAATCCGCAGGCATCGGATACGAGCCTTTTGCGCGGATATGAAGAATATTATCGTGCAGATATTGGCGAGTACAGAATCATTTATCGCTGGTCTAAAGAATGTTTGCATGTGACGTTAATAGGGAAGAGAAATGACGGTGACGTGTATAGAAAGTTAAAACGAATGAGAGGTTAG
- a CDS encoding vitamin K epoxide reductase family protein: MLSPSLKKYVWALIIVAILGFLDASYLTVAHYLKTPIPCGLVEGCDVVTTSTYSEIAGVPVALLGALYYLAILILSIVSIEKADRRLLRYTSYLTWSGFLASLYFVGIQLFVLKAICLWCMGSAITSTALFVLGLFVIKLLNADSQPHSQLPA; encoded by the coding sequence ATGCTTTCCCCTTCTCTCAAAAAATATGTCTGGGCGCTCATCATCGTGGCCATCCTCGGCTTTCTCGATGCGAGCTATCTCACCGTCGCCCACTATCTAAAAACGCCAATCCCGTGCGGCCTGGTAGAGGGTTGTGATGTCGTGACCACCAGCACCTATTCCGAGATCGCCGGCGTACCCGTGGCCCTTCTTGGCGCACTCTACTACCTCGCCATCCTCATCCTCTCGATCGTCTCCATCGAAAAAGCGGACCGACGGCTGCTTCGATACACGAGCTACCTCACCTGGTCCGGCTTCCTCGCTTCCCTCTACTTCGTCGGCATCCAACTTTTCGTGCTCAAAGCAATCTGCCTGTGGTGCATGGGTTCAGCCATCACTTCGACCGCTTTGTTTGTGCTCGGACTTTTTGTGATAAAATTGCTCAATGCAGACAGCCAGCCACACAGCCAACTCCCTGCCTAG
- a CDS encoding thioredoxin domain-containing protein: MKQEQNYTIWLWVFVGVVLVGVVAAMVKLASVTNSGTPNPVQTVNILPSVSSSDWIRGNPNASTTLIEYGDFQCPACATFHTVVLSIEKELGDNLRVIFRHFPLQQHANARIAAQAAEAAGKQDKFWEMHDMIYEHQRDWSEKSKTDAIAIFAGYAQKLKLNIDTFGKDINDNAIIDKIEDSFDQGVGFGVDSTPSFFLNNTKLSPRSYGEFRDAIFAAAGMSTSTAATK; encoded by the coding sequence ATGAAACAAGAACAAAACTACACGATCTGGCTCTGGGTGTTTGTCGGCGTCGTTCTCGTCGGCGTCGTAGCGGCCATGGTGAAGCTCGCGTCGGTCACCAATTCCGGCACGCCAAACCCTGTGCAGACAGTGAACATCCTCCCCTCTGTCAGCTCGTCCGATTGGATTCGCGGCAATCCAAACGCCTCCACCACCCTCATTGAATACGGCGACTTCCAGTGCCCGGCCTGCGCCACCTTTCACACGGTCGTACTTTCGATCGAAAAAGAGCTGGGCGACAATCTCCGCGTAATCTTCCGACACTTCCCGCTCCAACAGCATGCCAATGCTCGCATCGCTGCACAGGCGGCCGAAGCTGCTGGCAAGCAGGACAAGTTTTGGGAGATGCACGACATGATCTACGAACATCAGCGTGATTGGTCTGAAAAGTCGAAGACCGACGCGATCGCCATCTTTGCCGGCTACGCACAGAAGCTCAAGCTCAACATTGACACCTTCGGCAAGGATATCAACGACAACGCGATCATCGACAAGATCGAGGACAGCTTCGACCAGGGCGTCGGCTTCGGTGTGGATTCCACCCCGAGCTTCTTCCTCAACAACACCAAGCTTTCGCCCCGCAGCTACGGCGAATTCCGCGATGCGATCTTTGCCGCGGCTGGCATGAGCACGAGCACCGCTGCGACAAAATAA
- a CDS encoding four helix bundle protein, whose amino-acid sequence MIPVVLKLKDVYSIWQEYLTHFPKANRFTIGSKIDILFLEAIEYTFMASYTHTTEKQALLNRGISKVDLIKLLMQLAWEIKALDNKKYAVLAEKFAEIGKMLGGWKRQLLQKTPEIVSQEKS is encoded by the coding sequence TTGATCCCGGTCGTACTGAAGCTCAAGGATGTTTATAGTATCTGGCAAGAATATCTCACCCATTTCCCGAAAGCCAACCGCTTCACCATCGGCTCGAAGATAGACATACTATTTCTCGAAGCGATCGAGTACACCTTCATGGCAAGCTACACCCACACGACGGAAAAACAGGCCCTGTTGAACAGGGGTATCTCCAAGGTTGACCTCATCAAGCTGCTAATGCAATTGGCCTGGGAAATAAAGGCTCTGGACAACAAAAAATACGCTGTGCTCGCTGAGAAGTTCGCCGAGATCGGCAAGATGCTCGGCGGCTGGAAACGGCAGCTGTTACAAAAAACTCCCGAGATAGTTTCTCAGGAGAAATCGTGA
- a CDS encoding reverse transcriptase/maturase family protein: MYNHIISIENLLEAWKEFLKGKRRKKDVQDFQYRLSDNIFALHLELKNKTYVHGGYHAFNISDPKPRNIHKASVRDRLLHHAVYRQLYPFFDPTFIHDSYSCRKLRGTHRALERFRRFAWQASKNNTKTLWMLKCDVRKFFASIDQKILLDTLRQYLPDKNVIWLIGRVVESFQSTAPGKGLPLGNLTSQLLVNVYMNAFDKFMKQGLKGKYYIRYADDFVVMDTDKERLHWVLEETEHFLREKLALTLHPDKISISTFASGVDFLGWVHFPDHRVLRTATKKRMFKKLKAAGPESRMSYLGMLKHGNTFRLKQKIETPPFGGVSRSL, from the coding sequence GTGTACAACCATATCATTTCTATCGAAAATTTGCTCGAAGCGTGGAAGGAGTTTCTAAAAGGGAAGCGTCGCAAGAAAGACGTGCAGGATTTTCAATACAGGCTCTCAGATAATATTTTCGCACTTCATCTCGAACTCAAAAACAAGACCTATGTCCACGGTGGATACCATGCGTTTAACATTTCCGATCCGAAGCCGAGAAATATTCACAAGGCGAGCGTGAGAGATCGACTGTTGCATCATGCTGTCTATCGTCAGCTTTACCCATTTTTCGATCCGACATTCATCCATGATTCGTATTCGTGCCGCAAGTTGCGGGGTACCCATCGAGCGCTAGAAAGATTCAGGCGTTTTGCCTGGCAGGCAAGCAAAAATAACACGAAAACTCTTTGGATGTTGAAATGTGATGTGCGGAAATTCTTCGCCTCTATCGATCAAAAAATACTTCTCGACACTTTGCGGCAGTATCTTCCTGATAAAAATGTTATCTGGCTCATCGGAAGGGTGGTCGAGAGTTTTCAAAGCACTGCTCCGGGGAAGGGGTTGCCACTCGGAAATCTCACGTCGCAGCTATTGGTGAATGTGTACATGAACGCATTCGACAAGTTCATGAAACAGGGATTGAAAGGGAAATACTACATCCGATACGCGGATGACTTTGTGGTCATGGACACCGACAAGGAGCGGCTTCATTGGGTGCTGGAAGAAACCGAACATTTCTTGCGAGAAAAATTGGCACTCACTCTCCATCCTGACAAAATCAGTATCAGCACGTTTGCCTCGGGTGTCGATTTTCTCGGCTGGGTGCATTTCCCCGATCATCGAGTGCTGCGAACGGCCACGAAGAAGCGGATGTTCAAGAAGTTGAAAGCCGCTGGACCCGAGTCAAGAATGTCCTACTTGGGAATGCTGAAGCATGGAAATACATTTCGATTGAAGCAGAAAATAGAAACCCCGCCGTTTGGCGGGGTTTCTCGAAGCCTGTGA
- a CDS encoding LAGLIDADG family homing endonuclease — MADISNIQKRFVAKALAEFKGSLFEFAHRLGVHPRTLGEYREGRYPLYAARAKQIEIVSGVAAPKGLPSFDQKKHLASISSKGGEGLIAKYSRVPVSETVRKQAWVDWWQRKGRHEKRFKHTMKTPEHSTRLAELAGIILGDGGINPYQITITLSKEERAYAKYVQTLSKDLFGIPVSLHDRENHGACDVRISSRECVLFFMKECGFSVGSKITSDARIPEWIMANQEYRKACLRGALDTDGCIFLETHSSYKNRKYSYARLNITIYIPGLIEQLYEILSSLDLHPKIRRGGKAVQLENLNEICKYMEVVGSSNPQRHRQHKRIREGCQSGLTYRT, encoded by the coding sequence ATGGCTGATATATCTAATATACAGAAGAGGTTTGTCGCAAAAGCTTTGGCTGAATTTAAAGGCAGTCTGTTCGAATTCGCACACCGACTCGGTGTCCATCCACGAACACTGGGAGAATACCGCGAAGGCCGCTACCCACTATATGCAGCTAGAGCAAAACAAATCGAAATAGTGAGTGGTGTAGCTGCGCCAAAAGGGCTTCCCTCCTTCGACCAAAAGAAACATCTAGCGAGCATTTCAAGCAAAGGCGGAGAAGGCTTGATCGCCAAGTACTCCCGCGTACCGGTGAGCGAGACCGTTCGAAAACAAGCGTGGGTGGACTGGTGGCAAAGAAAGGGTCGGCACGAAAAGCGTTTCAAACACACCATGAAGACTCCCGAGCATAGCACCCGTCTTGCCGAACTCGCAGGAATCATCCTGGGTGACGGCGGCATAAACCCGTATCAGATCACTATTACCCTTTCAAAAGAGGAACGAGCTTATGCAAAATATGTTCAAACGCTATCCAAAGATCTTTTCGGAATCCCTGTCAGCCTGCACGATCGAGAAAATCACGGCGCTTGCGACGTCCGAATATCGAGCCGAGAATGCGTACTCTTTTTCATGAAAGAATGTGGTTTTTCGGTAGGAAGTAAAATAACATCTGATGCGCGAATTCCGGAATGGATTATGGCGAATCAAGAGTATCGAAAAGCTTGCCTGCGGGGTGCCCTGGACACCGACGGATGCATCTTTTTGGAGACTCATTCTTCGTACAAAAACAGGAAGTATTCTTACGCGAGATTAAACATCACCATTTATATACCCGGGCTCATCGAGCAGCTTTACGAAATACTTTCCTCTCTCGATTTACATCCAAAGATCCGGAGGGGCGGCAAGGCCGTACAGCTTGAAAATCTCAATGAAATATGCAAGTATATGGAGGTTGTCGGGAGTTCAAATCCACAACGACATAGGCAGCACAAGCGTATCAGGGAGGGGTGTCAGAGTGGTCTAACGTACCGCACTTGA
- the ruvX gene encoding Holliday junction resolvase RuvX: MRHLGIDFGKKRVGVALSDEAGNFALPHSVLANDAHLVEQLKALCAEQSVGTIVMGESKDFKQVANPIMKAALVFKAELEKATGLPVHLEPEFMTSAEAEHLQGKNAMLDASAAALILKSYLEKHRG, encoded by the coding sequence ATGCGTCACCTAGGTATCGATTTCGGCAAAAAGCGAGTGGGGGTGGCCCTTTCGGACGAGGCAGGCAATTTTGCTTTGCCGCATAGTGTGCTGGCCAACGATGCGCACCTCGTCGAGCAATTGAAGGCCTTGTGTGCCGAGCAGTCTGTTGGGACGATTGTGATGGGGGAGTCGAAGGATTTCAAGCAGGTGGCCAATCCAATCATGAAGGCGGCGCTGGTGTTCAAGGCCGAGTTGGAAAAGGCGACTGGCTTGCCGGTGCATCTGGAGCCGGAATTCATGACCTCGGCCGAAGCGGAGCATCTCCAAGGGAAAAATGCGATGCTCGACGCTTCGGCCGCTGCTCTCATCCTGAAAAGCTACCTAGAAAAGCATCGGGGCTAA
- a CDS encoding VTT domain-containing protein, protein MESFLFLLDPTFLVKTAGLAGVIAIVFAESGLFFGFFFPGDSLLFTAGLLSSQGLLPIGWLLIGTAIAAILGDSVGYWFGKKTGPAIFSREDSLFFHKKHVERAQRFYELHGKKTIILARFIPIVRTFAPILAGVGKMDYRTFLSYNIIGGLAWSLGLTSLGYFLGGLIPSIDRYLLPIVLGIIAISFIPIIREYLRSRRNSQ, encoded by the coding sequence ATGGAATCATTTCTTTTCCTCCTCGATCCGACATTTCTGGTGAAGACTGCTGGCTTGGCGGGCGTGATTGCTATTGTATTTGCTGAATCCGGTCTGTTTTTCGGCTTCTTTTTTCCTGGCGATTCGCTCCTCTTCACAGCCGGACTGCTCTCTTCGCAGGGATTGTTGCCGATCGGCTGGTTGCTCATCGGGACGGCGATCGCGGCGATCCTCGGTGACTCTGTTGGGTATTGGTTTGGCAAAAAGACGGGGCCGGCGATCTTTTCGCGCGAGGATTCGCTATTTTTTCACAAGAAGCATGTTGAGCGGGCGCAGCGATTTTATGAACTCCACGGCAAGAAGACCATCATCCTCGCGCGATTCATCCCGATTGTCCGCACCTTCGCCCCAATCCTCGCCGGGGTGGGGAAGATGGACTATCGCACCTTCCTCTCGTACAACATCATCGGAGGCCTCGCGTGGTCGCTCGGCCTCACTTCCCTCGGCTACTTCCTCGGCGGCTTGATCCCATCGATCGACCGTTACCTCCTGCCGATCGTGCTTGGCATCATCGCCATCTCCTTCATCCCCATCATTCGCGAGTACCTCCGCTCTCGACGGAACTCCCAATAG
- the pilM gene encoding pilus assembly protein PilM — MLSFSRSSFLGRYFPPPTFLTMPAAGVDLSYHSMRVITFSRSHKGLALDKAITRSIPGGAIYGDEVQSNKELKDALIAAKKELGLSFVRVTLPEDKAYIFRTSLPQMPAAQARQAIEFQLEENVPLLPAEAVFDFVILPPSSKLATSAPNATTIDVVVAVFPKKFIEGYVELFRSVGLVPTAFYMNADAIARSIVREGDMGTYLITNIGTKTTGIYVVSEGAVQFTATLSFGGESLTKAIEKHLSVTHEEALKIKRGEVMMKNREAVDLFYSLANTASALRDEMNRIVSYWQSHKDKSGAVGKPIQKIYLCGSGAHLSGFDEYISTTMKIETEVGNVWQNAFAFEDAIPHITRPDALSYASAIGSALASFNSPQSHV; from the coding sequence ATGTTGTCCTTTTCTCGATCCTCATTTCTTGGCCGGTATTTTCCGCCGCCGACCTTCCTCACGATGCCCGCCGCTGGCGTGGATCTTTCGTATCACTCGATGCGCGTAATTACGTTTAGTCGATCGCACAAAGGCCTCGCCCTCGACAAAGCCATCACTCGGAGCATTCCGGGCGGCGCTATTTATGGCGACGAAGTGCAATCGAACAAAGAGCTGAAGGACGCGCTCATTGCGGCCAAGAAAGAGCTCGGCCTATCTTTCGTTCGCGTGACTCTTCCAGAGGACAAAGCCTATATTTTCCGAACCAGCTTGCCACAGATGCCAGCTGCACAGGCCCGACAGGCGATCGAATTTCAGCTCGAAGAGAATGTCCCACTTTTGCCGGCCGAAGCGGTGTTTGATTTTGTTATTTTGCCCCCATCTTCAAAATTGGCTACATCTGCACCGAATGCGACAACGATTGATGTCGTCGTTGCTGTCTTCCCAAAAAAGTTTATCGAAGGTTATGTCGAACTGTTTCGCTCTGTTGGCTTGGTACCTACGGCGTTCTATATGAATGCCGATGCCATTGCGCGTTCGATTGTGCGAGAGGGTGACATGGGGACGTATCTTATTACCAATATCGGTACGAAGACCACCGGTATCTATGTGGTGAGTGAGGGGGCAGTACAATTTACCGCCACCCTGTCTTTTGGCGGAGAGTCACTCACCAAAGCCATCGAAAAACATCTTTCGGTGACTCATGAAGAGGCCCTGAAGATCAAGCGTGGGGAAGTGATGATGAAGAATCGCGAGGCAGTGGATCTCTTCTACTCGCTCGCGAACACTGCTTCGGCTTTGCGCGACGAAATGAATCGCATCGTGTCGTATTGGCAGAGTCATAAAGACAAGAGCGGGGCAGTGGGCAAACCGATCCAGAAGATCTATCTCTGCGGCAGCGGGGCGCACCTGTCCGGTTTCGATGAATATATTTCTACCACCATGAAGATCGAGACCGAGGTCGGCAATGTCTGGCAGAATGCATTTGCCTTCGAAGATGCTATTCCGCACATCACGCGGCCAGACGCCTTGAGCTACGCTTCGGCGATCGGTTCGGCTTTGGCGTCGTTCAATTCTCCCCAATCCCATGTTTAA
- a CDS encoding Fic family protein, producing the protein MSITKPIKDRIQALKAEYDVLRKGKDSLLAMIDDAEVPESVYNSNAIENSTLTLKETEKILLDMEVARDVSLREVFEAKNLARVIEYIRNKSKETEVNRELILPLHQMLIGGIDDKIAGRFRGSGEYVRVGTHIAPAPEKVEKLIASSITEYTSDMSAYFLDKIAKFHLDFETTHPFCDGNGRIGRVLISYQLQRLGFPIIIIRDREKKEYYKSFGDYRDGKKTKTLEKVIYLGLMESLHKRITYLKGDKIIRLSEYTKSHAKSASAMTNAARRQNIPAFREKGVWKIGESFEYTPRDEK; encoded by the coding sequence ATGTCTATAACCAAACCAATCAAAGATCGCATTCAGGCTCTCAAGGCCGAATATGACGTCCTCCGCAAAGGTAAGGACTCGCTTTTGGCTATGATCGACGATGCCGAAGTGCCGGAAAGCGTCTACAACTCTAATGCCATCGAAAATTCGACACTCACGCTCAAGGAAACAGAGAAGATTCTTTTGGATATGGAAGTCGCTCGAGATGTTTCTTTGCGCGAAGTCTTTGAGGCAAAAAATCTTGCTCGAGTCATCGAATACATCCGTAACAAATCGAAAGAGACAGAAGTAAATCGCGAGCTTATTTTGCCTTTGCATCAAATGCTGATCGGCGGCATTGACGACAAGATCGCTGGCCGCTTTCGTGGCTCGGGCGAATATGTCCGAGTCGGTACGCATATTGCTCCCGCTCCTGAAAAAGTTGAGAAGTTGATTGCCTCCAGTATCACTGAATACACGAGCGACATGTCTGCTTATTTTTTGGACAAGATCGCCAAGTTCCACTTGGATTTTGAAACTACCCATCCGTTCTGCGATGGCAATGGCCGTATTGGTCGCGTGTTGATTTCTTACCAACTCCAACGTCTTGGCTTCCCGATCATTATCATTCGGGACCGTGAGAAAAAAGAATACTACAAATCCTTTGGTGACTACCGCGATGGTAAAAAGACCAAGACGCTTGAAAAGGTGATCTATCTTGGCCTGATGGAGTCGCTGCACAAGCGTATTACGTATCTCAAGGGAGACAAAATTATTCGACTCTCTGAATATACGAAAAGTCACGCTAAGTCTGCTTCAGCGATGACGAACGCCGCTCGTCGACAGAATATTCCGGCTTTCAGAGAGAAAGGTGTTTGGAAGATCGGCGAAAGTTTTGAGTACACGCCCAGAGACGAAAAATAA
- a CDS encoding class I SAM-dependent methyltransferase, with protein MEHKKVQPNATAKPTAKIVPKTGTPGAPTSWGGVADWYDGLLGEEDTYQKEVILPNLLRLMAPKAGMHVLDLACGQGFFSRALAASGAKVTGVDISPELIDIARSKSPVSKSGVPSFAVSPADHLPRVDGATFDVVLISLAIQNIENLQGTFDECARVLKPGGKLFIVMNHPAFRVPKRSGWGWDDATKSQYRRVDAYLSESKEEIVMNPGKEAAGVAPAAKTVSFHRPLQLYFKKLQKAGFAVSRLEEWNSHKESQPGPRGAEENRIRKEIPMFLCLEGVKVV; from the coding sequence ATGGAACACAAAAAAGTACAACCAAACGCGACCGCAAAGCCTACTGCCAAGATCGTACCAAAAACCGGCACGCCGGGCGCACCAACATCATGGGGCGGGGTGGCGGATTGGTATGACGGCCTGCTTGGCGAGGAGGACACGTATCAGAAAGAGGTGATTTTGCCGAACCTGCTCAGGCTCATGGCGCCGAAGGCAGGCATGCATGTTCTCGACCTGGCTTGTGGACAAGGATTCTTTTCACGCGCCCTTGCTGCGTCTGGCGCCAAGGTGACGGGTGTCGATATTTCTCCCGAGCTCATCGATATCGCTCGCTCAAAGAGTCCGGTCTCCAAATCGGGCGTGCCGAGCTTTGCAGTGTCGCCAGCGGATCATTTGCCGAGAGTGGATGGCGCGACGTTCGATGTCGTTCTCATTTCTTTGGCCATTCAAAATATCGAAAATTTGCAGGGGACATTTGACGAATGTGCCCGCGTGCTGAAGCCGGGCGGCAAGCTCTTCATCGTGATGAATCATCCGGCGTTTCGTGTGCCGAAGCGTTCCGGTTGGGGTTGGGATGATGCGACAAAGTCGCAGTACCGACGCGTGGATGCGTATCTATCGGAGTCGAAGGAGGAGATCGTGATGAATCCGGGGAAGGAGGCGGCAGGTGTGGCGCCGGCGGCGAAGACTGTTTCGTTCCACCGACCGCTCCAACTCTATTTCAAGAAATTGCAGAAGGCGGGGTTTGCGGTGTCGCGTCTCGAGGAGTGGAATTCGCACAAGGAGAGCCAGCCTGGTCCGCGCGGGGCAGAGGAGAATCGTATCCGCAAGGAGATCCCGATGTTTTTGTGTTTGGAGGGGGTGAAGGTTGTATAG